One genomic window of Deinococcus reticulitermitis includes the following:
- the fdhF gene encoding formate dehydrogenase subunit alpha → MRPALPARPPPGQAVRVRIDGGDFEAYAGEPLIDVINRAQIELAQVCYHPQLGPLQTCDTCAVEVNGTVTRACGTRVEAGLTVRTQTQAARAAQRDAYDRLVAHHDLYCTVCDNNNGNCTVHNTLHTLNFEHQTRPFQPKGYEKDFSNPFYRYDPDQCILCGRCVEACQNVQVNETLTIGWEMEQPRVLWDGGKPIGESSCVSCGHCVTVCPCNALMETSMLGEAGLMTALPLPVFNAAVGVVKGVEAATGLGLITHVSEVEAAARDRYIKKTKTVCTYCGVGCSFEVWTKDRHILKVEPGPGPANGISTCVKGKFGWDYVNAGDRLITPLIREGDRFREASWDEALDLIAWRLNEIKAQHGPDALAMIASSKCTNEEAFLVQKIARQVIGTNNVDNCSRYCQSPATMGLFRTVGHGGDSGTIADLEASDLIIGIGTNTAESHPVIAARIKRAQKLRGTKIVVFDLREHELARRADTFLRPRPGTDFVWLTAFSKYILDHDLADWAFLRERVNGLEAYRESIAAYTMEYAAEETGIAQAALEKLAREVAASPGVSICWAMGVTQQCGGSETSTAIANLLLVTGNFGKPGCGAYPLRGHNNVQGASDMGAMPDRVTGYQKVDDPVAVERYRREWGVTLRPERGLDNTQMVDAALKGQLKALWLTGEEMSLTDSDSNHVEASYERLEFFVVQDLYFTNTARFADVVLPGSPSLEKEGTFTNTERRIQRLYQAMPPLRGTKPDWEIYQAVAQRMGAQWNYAHPSEIMDEIARLTPIFAGVNYERLGGFGSLVWPVDADGTDMPLLYRERFNFPDGKARLYPAVYQPRVQAPNHEFDLHLNSGRMLEHFHEGNMTFRVPGVAAQSPDAFVELSPELAAERRVQSGQYVRVISASGAIRLRAVVTGRVSGNELYIPMNSRSAEDAVNRLTGQNKDTVTNTPAYKDTRVRLEVLPETGPHPLPKTNPRWGHPTPQRGVEVERKWARPDYVFPGGELPMHGASLNRRSDRLSTASDD, encoded by the coding sequence ATGCGCCCGGCCCTTCCCGCCCGCCCCCCGCCCGGCCAGGCCGTGCGCGTCCGGATCGACGGCGGCGACTTCGAGGCCTACGCCGGCGAGCCCCTGATCGACGTCATCAACCGCGCCCAAATCGAGCTCGCACAGGTGTGTTACCACCCGCAGCTCGGCCCCCTCCAGACCTGCGACACCTGCGCGGTGGAGGTCAACGGCACGGTCACCCGCGCCTGCGGCACCCGCGTCGAGGCCGGCCTGACGGTCCGCACCCAGACCCAGGCGGCCCGCGCCGCGCAGCGCGACGCCTACGACCGCCTCGTCGCCCACCACGACCTCTACTGCACGGTCTGCGACAACAACAACGGCAACTGCACGGTCCACAACACGCTCCACACGCTGAACTTCGAGCACCAGACCCGCCCTTTCCAGCCCAAGGGCTACGAAAAGGACTTCTCCAATCCCTTCTACCGCTACGACCCCGATCAATGCATCCTCTGCGGGCGCTGCGTGGAGGCCTGCCAGAATGTCCAGGTCAACGAGACGCTCACCATCGGCTGGGAGATGGAGCAGCCGCGCGTGCTGTGGGACGGCGGCAAACCCATCGGCGAGTCGAGCTGCGTGAGCTGCGGGCACTGCGTCACCGTCTGCCCCTGCAACGCCCTGATGGAAACCTCGATGCTCGGGGAAGCCGGGCTGATGACCGCGCTGCCGCTGCCGGTCTTTAATGCCGCCGTCGGCGTCGTGAAGGGGGTGGAGGCGGCGACCGGCCTCGGGTTGATCACCCACGTCTCGGAAGTCGAGGCAGCGGCGCGCGACCGCTATATCAAGAAGACGAAGACGGTCTGCACCTACTGCGGCGTCGGCTGCTCCTTCGAGGTCTGGACGAAGGACCGCCACATCCTGAAAGTCGAGCCCGGCCCCGGCCCGGCCAACGGGATCTCGACCTGCGTGAAGGGCAAGTTCGGCTGGGACTACGTCAACGCCGGCGACCGCCTCATCACCCCGCTGATCCGCGAGGGTGACCGCTTCCGCGAGGCGAGCTGGGACGAGGCGCTCGATCTCATCGCCTGGCGCCTGAACGAGATCAAGGCGCAGCACGGCCCCGACGCCCTCGCGATGATCGCGTCGAGCAAATGCACCAACGAGGAAGCCTTCCTCGTGCAGAAGATCGCTCGGCAGGTGATCGGCACGAACAATGTGGACAACTGCTCGCGCTACTGCCAGTCGCCCGCCACGATGGGGCTCTTTCGCACCGTCGGCCACGGCGGCGACTCGGGGACCATCGCCGACCTCGAAGCGTCGGACCTGATCATCGGCATCGGCACGAACACCGCCGAGTCGCATCCGGTGATCGCGGCCCGCATCAAGCGGGCACAGAAGCTGCGCGGCACGAAGATCGTGGTGTTCGACCTGCGCGAGCACGAGCTGGCACGCCGGGCCGACACCTTCCTGCGCCCCCGGCCCGGCACCGACTTCGTGTGGCTCACGGCCTTTTCCAAATACATCCTCGATCATGACCTCGCCGACTGGGCCTTTCTGCGCGAGCGGGTGAACGGTCTGGAAGCGTACCGCGAGAGCATCGCCGCCTACACCATGGAGTACGCCGCCGAGGAAACCGGCATCGCGCAAGCGGCTCTCGAAAAACTCGCCCGCGAAGTCGCCGCGTCGCCCGGCGTCAGCATCTGCTGGGCGATGGGCGTGACCCAGCAGTGCGGCGGCAGCGAGACCTCGACCGCCATCGCCAACCTGCTGCTCGTGACCGGCAATTTCGGCAAGCCCGGCTGCGGCGCCTACCCCCTGCGCGGGCACAATAACGTGCAGGGCGCGTCGGACATGGGCGCGATGCCCGACCGCGTGACCGGCTATCAAAAGGTGGATGACCCCGTTGCCGTCGAGCGCTACCGGCGCGAATGGGGCGTCACCCTGCGCCCCGAGCGCGGCCTCGACAACACCCAGATGGTGGACGCGGCGCTGAAGGGTCAACTGAAGGCGCTGTGGTTGACCGGCGAGGAGATGAGCCTCACCGACTCGGACTCCAATCACGTCGAAGCGTCGTACGAGCGGCTCGAATTCTTCGTGGTGCAGGACCTCTACTTCACGAACACCGCGCGCTTCGCCGACGTGGTGTTGCCGGGCTCGCCCTCGCTGGAAAAGGAAGGGACGTTTACCAACACCGAGCGCCGTATCCAGCGCCTCTATCAAGCGATGCCCCCGCTGCGCGGCACCAAACCCGACTGGGAGATCTATCAGGCCGTTGCGCAGCGCATGGGCGCCCAGTGGAACTACGCGCACCCGTCGGAGATCATGGATGAGATCGCGCGCTTGACGCCGATTTTTGCAGGCGTGAACTACGAGCGCCTGGGGGGATTCGGCTCGCTCGTGTGGCCGGTGGACGCGGACGGCACCGATATGCCGCTGCTCTACCGCGAGCGCTTCAACTTCCCCGACGGCAAGGCGCGGCTCTACCCCGCCGTGTACCAGCCGCGTGTGCAGGCGCCGAACCACGAATTCGACCTGCACCTGAACTCGGGCCGGATGCTCGAGCACTTCCACGAGGGCAACATGACCTTCCGCGTGCCCGGCGTGGCCGCGCAGTCGCCCGACGCCTTCGTCGAACTCAGCCCCGAACTCGCCGCCGAGCGCCGCGTGCAAAGCGGGCAGTATGTCCGCGTGATCAGCGCAAGCGGCGCCATCCGCCTGCGCGCGGTGGTGACGGGCCGGGTGAGCGGTAACGAACTCTACATCCCGATGAACTCGCGCAGCGCCGAGGACGCGGTGAACCGCCTCACCGGCCAGAACAAGGACACGGTGACGAACACCCCCGCTTACAAAGACACCCGCGTGCGGCTCGAAGTCCTGCCCGAGACCGGCCCGCATCCGCTGCCGAAGACCAACCCCCGCTGGGGCCACCCGACCCCGCAGCGCGGCGTGGAAGTCGAGCGCAAATGGGCGCGGCCCGATTACGTATTCCCCGGCGGCGAGCTGCCCATGCACGGCGCCTCGCTCAACCGGCGCAGCGACCGGCTCTCGACCGCTTCCGACGACTGA
- a CDS encoding MDR family MFS transporter, with the protein MSAASPTPPRTPPEVGASLTPAQLRARQLATAGLIVGVFLNALEASVVATAMPSVIEELRGQNLYALPFATYLLTSTVSSPLWGRGSDIVGRKRLYLIGAALFLLGSALCGAAQSMGWLVGARALQGLGAGALLTISLTIVGELYTLQERSRVQAFISGVWGISGLIGPLLGGWLTDTLSWRWAFYVSLPFGVAAMLMVSRFLRETGERKAARLDWPGAALFTVGSGLTVWGLETRGWALVGVGLLTLAGAIAIERRHPAPLLPMSALRERTPRIAFAGNFLGGAGYFGVIAYLPLYAQALSGGGAKAGGLILTPMLVGWTLTSILSARLIKRVPLARLSQVGFAVLTAVFLALTFTVHAPLWVTSALGFVVGMGMGFSMLSLLLSAQQEAPDGELGAVTSGVLFARQMGGALGVALMALLIGSGAIATGGVDLAEGLRRAYFLALGLVALALVLSLRLRVIRPVPARAGGG; encoded by the coding sequence ATGTCTGCCGCCTCTCCGACGCCTCCCCGCACCCCCCCGGAAGTCGGGGCTTCCCTCACGCCCGCGCAGCTGCGCGCCCGGCAACTCGCGACGGCGGGATTGATCGTCGGTGTCTTTCTCAATGCCCTGGAGGCGAGTGTGGTCGCCACCGCGATGCCGAGCGTGATCGAGGAACTGCGCGGCCAGAACCTCTACGCGCTGCCGTTCGCGACGTACCTGCTCACCTCCACCGTCAGCAGTCCGCTGTGGGGCCGGGGCTCGGACATCGTGGGACGCAAGCGGCTGTACCTGATCGGGGCGGCGCTCTTCCTGCTCGGGTCGGCGCTGTGCGGCGCGGCCCAGAGCATGGGCTGGCTGGTCGGGGCGCGGGCGCTGCAAGGGCTGGGGGCCGGGGCGCTGCTCACCATCTCGCTGACCATCGTGGGCGAGCTGTATACCCTCCAGGAGCGCAGCCGGGTGCAGGCGTTCATCAGCGGGGTGTGGGGCATCTCGGGGCTGATCGGGCCGCTGCTCGGCGGTTGGCTCACCGACACGCTCTCCTGGCGCTGGGCCTTTTACGTGTCGCTGCCGTTCGGGGTGGCGGCGATGCTGATGGTGTCGCGCTTCCTGCGCGAAACGGGCGAGCGCAAGGCGGCGCGGCTCGACTGGCCGGGCGCGGCGCTGTTCACGGTCGGCAGTGGCCTGACGGTCTGGGGACTGGAGACGCGGGGGTGGGCGCTCGTGGGCGTGGGGCTGCTCACGCTCGCCGGGGCCATCGCCATCGAGCGCCGGCACCCCGCGCCGTTGCTGCCGATGAGCGCGCTGCGCGAGCGCACGCCCCGGATCGCGTTTGCCGGCAACTTCCTGGGCGGCGCCGGCTACTTCGGGGTGATCGCCTACCTGCCGCTCTACGCGCAGGCGCTCAGCGGCGGCGGAGCCAAAGCAGGGGGGCTGATCCTCACACCGATGCTCGTCGGCTGGACCCTGACGAGCATCCTCTCGGCGCGGCTGATCAAGCGCGTGCCGCTCGCCCGGCTCTCGCAAGTGGGTTTTGCCGTGCTCACCGCCGTGTTCCTGGCCCTGACCTTCACGGTGCACGCGCCGCTGTGGGTCACGAGCGCGCTGGGCTTCGTGGTGGGCATGGGGATGGGCTTCTCGATGCTCAGCCTGCTCCTCTCGGCGCAGCAGGAGGCGCCCGACGGTGAACTCGGCGCGGTCACGAGCGGGGTGCTGTTCGCGCGGCAGATGGGCGGAGCGCTCGGCGTGGCGCTGATGGCGCTCTTGATCGGCTCCGGGGCCATCGCCACGGGCGGCGTCGACCTCGCCGAAGGGCTGCGCCGCGCCTACTTCCTTGCGCTCGGGCTGGTCGCGCTGGCCCTGGTGCTCAGCCTTCGGCTGCGGGTGATCCGGCCTGTCCCGGCCAGAGCAGGAGGTGGCTGA
- a CDS encoding DEAD/DEAH box helicase, with protein MKLSRLPAGFSLDTAAQALALRSEAVGGVERSWTPRGWQTAGQVTDRGATYQVRCELTAPPEPKLLDAACSCGFHRCRHAAALVLMSDPPEGQPPLAQGLTPAPGERPAEVATETLDPRLKQWLAGFEKVEETSSGRGRQYELRYVLRVGAVNVHGAHPGQTRRAVLDVLRIPMKGGLPNTAAAEPYPLGRKVGVWPSFVQRDADALELLEVASRPAHVSGRWHDPLYALSDHPATGLLLNTLLATGRLCWETPDRALTRAEPRAGHPAWLTDDSGAQTPSLEIEDLVGGVVLPLARPWVVDPQALTLGPVEVETAPTVLSRFLTGPSVPLAQAPALAQAMAAAALPVPGPAAMGSREETLPFIPRLHLSGRTVTYRDSWDGTTRTETFPVAELRLSYGGFELPEGAGGGKTATLLSGLTVLRVPRDLRAERRALRRFNDAGFSLLSDVFPEYLLPAATQDLYTLGDDEAWLDFLRDDLPELEAAGFETVMHPDFPLRFAEVDDWYGEAQEGGGWFTLDLGIVVGGQRISLLPVLANLIAAQPELFTPGALAELGEDELIFAALDDGRKVPLPAGRVRSILGVLVELHLRELPPGPLRLPLLDAARLAELESAVQARWVGAEKLLALGARLRDFSGIQPASPPPGLRAELRPYQLQGLAWLQFLREYELGGILADDMGLGKAQPLDARVLTPLGWRTMGELQVGDHVIGRDGRPTQVTGVYPQGDRPVYRLTLTDGATVEADAEHLWAVHSPVRKARGQAARLLNTSQILADLKDAAGNLKHYLPVVEAVQFAPRDLPVDPYALGTLLGDGRLKHSIEITSEDEVVAALPLPAPVSAQAAVRLTPQVSTCRLVTPDQWTANPLKDSLKALGLHGLPEREKFIPPDYLIGSPEQRLALLQGLLDTDGHAGAMVEYTSVSEALARGVVELVQSLGGTARIRQKATSYVYQGVEKSGPAWRVTLQLPPHLDPFRLLEKLENYRRPTRSPPTRGVRSIEYVGLKPAQCIAVAAPDHLYVTEGYIVTHNTLQTLAHLLKEKIEGRADRPSLVVAPTSVIGNWQAETARFTPGLRTLVLHGKDRHTDFARIGDADLVLTTYPLLPRDIEELRAHEFHLLILDEAQNIKNNKTAAAKAAGSLDARHRLALTGTPLENHLGELWSQFNFLAPGLLHDEKTFQKLYRTPIEKRGDNTRRAALAARVRPFILRREKRDVARELPPKTEIPVRVTLEGDQRDLYETVRVTMQGRVREELAARGLARSTIAILDALLKLRQAVTDPRLVKLEAARTVEHNAKLDWLEGNLPQMVEEGRRVLIFSGFATLLGHLEDLLHDQGIPYSKITGQTKDRQKQIDAFQAGETHVFLITLKAGGVGLNLTAADTVIHYDPWWNPAAEDQATDRAYRIGQDKPVFVYKLIAAGSVEERILDLQQRKASLARGVLDGGLTDATQLSVRDLDRLFAPLEVGEEEGVGADD; from the coding sequence ATGAAACTCAGCCGCCTGCCTGCGGGGTTTAGCCTCGACACGGCGGCCCAGGCCCTCGCGCTGCGCAGCGAAGCGGTCGGCGGGGTCGAGCGGTCCTGGACGCCGCGCGGCTGGCAGACGGCGGGGCAGGTGACCGACCGCGGCGCCACCTATCAGGTTCGCTGCGAGCTGACGGCGCCGCCCGAGCCCAAACTCCTCGACGCGGCGTGCTCGTGCGGCTTTCACCGCTGCCGCCACGCCGCCGCGCTCGTGCTGATGAGTGACCCGCCCGAAGGCCAGCCGCCGCTCGCCCAGGGCCTGACCCCCGCCCCCGGTGAGCGGCCCGCCGAGGTCGCCACCGAGACGCTCGACCCCCGGCTCAAGCAGTGGCTCGCGGGCTTCGAGAAGGTCGAGGAGACCAGCAGCGGGCGCGGTCGGCAGTACGAGCTGCGCTACGTGCTGCGGGTGGGGGCGGTCAACGTGCACGGCGCGCATCCTGGCCAGACCCGCCGGGCGGTGCTCGACGTGCTGCGCATACCGATGAAAGGCGGGCTGCCCAATACCGCCGCCGCCGAGCCCTACCCGCTCGGGCGCAAGGTGGGGGTGTGGCCGAGCTTCGTGCAGCGCGACGCCGACGCTCTGGAGCTGCTCGAAGTCGCCTCGCGCCCGGCGCATGTCTCGGGGCGCTGGCACGACCCCCTCTACGCGCTTTCTGATCACCCCGCGACCGGGCTGCTCCTCAACACGCTCCTCGCCACCGGGCGGCTGTGCTGGGAGACGCCGGACCGTGCGCTGACCCGCGCCGAGCCGCGCGCCGGGCACCCTGCCTGGCTCACCGACGACAGCGGCGCTCAAACGCCCTCGCTGGAGATCGAGGACCTCGTCGGCGGGGTGGTGCTGCCGCTCGCGCGGCCCTGGGTGGTGGACCCCCAGGCCCTCACGCTGGGGCCGGTCGAGGTGGAGACGGCCCCCACCGTGCTCTCGCGTTTCCTGACGGGGCCCAGCGTGCCGCTCGCGCAGGCCCCGGCCCTCGCGCAGGCGATGGCAGCGGCGGCGCTGCCGGTGCCGGGTCCGGCGGCGATGGGCAGCCGCGAGGAGACGCTGCCCTTCATTCCCCGGCTGCACCTGAGCGGGCGCACCGTGACCTACCGTGACAGTTGGGACGGCACGACGCGCACCGAAACCTTTCCTGTGGCCGAGTTGCGCCTGAGCTACGGCGGCTTCGAATTGCCAGAGGGGGCGGGCGGCGGCAAGACCGCCACGCTCCTGAGCGGCCTGACGGTGCTGCGGGTGCCGCGCGACCTGAGGGCGGAACGCCGGGCGCTGCGCCGCTTCAATGACGCCGGCTTCAGCCTGCTGAGCGACGTGTTTCCCGAGTATCTGCTTCCCGCCGCCACCCAGGACCTCTACACCCTGGGCGACGATGAGGCCTGGCTCGACTTTCTGCGTGACGACCTCCCCGAGTTGGAGGCGGCGGGCTTCGAGACGGTGATGCATCCCGACTTCCCGCTGCGCTTTGCCGAGGTCGACGACTGGTACGGCGAGGCGCAGGAGGGCGGCGGCTGGTTCACGCTCGACCTGGGGATCGTGGTGGGTGGGCAGCGCATCAGCCTGCTGCCGGTGCTCGCCAACCTGATCGCGGCGCAACCCGAACTGTTTACCCCCGGTGCCCTCGCTGAACTCGGGGAAGACGAGCTGATCTTCGCCGCCCTCGACGACGGGCGCAAGGTGCCGCTGCCGGCGGGCCGGGTGCGCTCGATTCTGGGCGTGCTCGTGGAGTTGCACCTGCGCGAGCTTCCGCCCGGACCGCTGCGGCTGCCGCTGCTTGACGCTGCGCGGCTCGCCGAACTTGAAAGCGCGGTGCAGGCCCGCTGGGTGGGCGCCGAGAAGCTCCTCGCCCTGGGCGCGCGGCTGCGCGACTTTTCGGGGATTCAGCCTGCATCGCCGCCGCCGGGGCTGCGTGCCGAGCTGCGGCCCTATCAGCTCCAGGGCCTCGCCTGGCTGCAATTTCTGCGCGAGTACGAACTGGGCGGGATTCTGGCCGACGACATGGGCTTAGGCAAGGCGCAGCCTCTCGACGCCAGGGTGCTCACGCCACTGGGCTGGCGGACGATGGGTGAGCTTCAGGTGGGTGACCACGTGATCGGGCGCGACGGGCGGCCCACGCAGGTGACCGGCGTCTACCCGCAGGGCGACCGGCCTGTCTACCGCCTGACCCTCACCGACGGCGCGACCGTGGAGGCCGACGCCGAGCATCTCTGGGCCGTCCACTCGCCGGTCCGCAAAGCGCGGGGGCAGGCGGCGCGGTTGCTGAACACCTCGCAGATCCTGGCCGACCTCAAGGACGCTGCTGGGAACCTTAAGCACTACCTGCCAGTCGTGGAGGCCGTGCAGTTCGCGCCGCGCGACCTGCCGGTGGACCCTTATGCGCTGGGCACGCTGCTCGGCGACGGGCGCCTCAAGCACAGTATCGAGATCACGAGCGAGGACGAGGTGGTGGCCGCGCTTCCTCTCCCGGCCCCGGTCTCTGCCCAGGCAGCCGTGCGGCTGACGCCCCAGGTCAGCACCTGTCGCCTCGTCACGCCGGATCAATGGACGGCCAACCCGCTGAAAGACTCCTTAAAGGCGCTGGGTCTGCATGGTTTGCCAGAGCGTGAGAAGTTCATCCCGCCCGATTACCTTATCGGCAGCCCGGAACAGCGCCTCGCCCTGCTGCAGGGGCTGCTCGACACCGACGGGCACGCGGGCGCCATGGTGGAGTACACCAGCGTCTCGGAGGCCCTGGCGCGCGGGGTGGTGGAGCTCGTGCAGTCGCTCGGGGGCACGGCGCGAATTCGGCAGAAGGCGACCTCTTACGTTTATCAGGGCGTGGAAAAGAGCGGCCCGGCCTGGCGCGTGACCCTCCAGCTGCCGCCGCACCTCGACCCCTTCCGGTTGCTGGAGAAGCTTGAGAACTACCGCCGCCCCACCAGATCCCCCCCCACGCGCGGCGTCAGGAGCATCGAGTACGTGGGCCTCAAACCCGCGCAGTGCATCGCGGTGGCCGCTCCTGATCATCTCTACGTGACCGAGGGTTACATCGTCACGCACAACACCCTCCAGACCCTCGCCCACCTCCTCAAGGAAAAGATCGAGGGCCGCGCCGACCGCCCCAGCCTCGTCGTCGCGCCGACCTCGGTGATTGGCAACTGGCAGGCCGAGACCGCGCGCTTCACGCCGGGACTGCGGACGCTGGTGCTGCACGGCAAGGACCGCCACACCGACTTCGCGCGGATCGGGGACGCCGACCTTGTCCTCACGACCTACCCACTGCTTCCGCGCGACATCGAGGAACTGCGCGCCCACGAATTCCACCTGCTGATTCTCGACGAGGCCCAGAACATCAAGAACAACAAGACGGCGGCGGCGAAGGCGGCAGGCAGCCTGGATGCCCGGCACCGCCTCGCCCTGACCGGCACACCGCTCGAAAACCACCTCGGGGAGCTGTGGTCGCAGTTCAATTTTCTTGCGCCGGGACTTCTGCACGACGAGAAGACCTTCCAGAAGCTCTACCGCACGCCCATCGAAAAACGGGGCGACAACACGCGCCGCGCCGCGCTCGCCGCCCGCGTCCGGCCCTTTATCCTGCGGCGCGAGAAACGTGACGTGGCCCGCGAACTGCCGCCCAAGACCGAGATTCCGGTGCGGGTGACGCTCGAAGGCGACCAGCGTGACCTGTACGAGACGGTGCGCGTGACGATGCAGGGTCGGGTGCGTGAGGAACTCGCCGCGCGGGGGCTGGCGCGAAGCACCATTGCCATTCTCGACGCGCTGCTCAAGCTGCGCCAGGCGGTGACCGACCCCCGCCTCGTCAAGCTCGAGGCCGCGCGCACCGTCGAGCACAACGCTAAGCTCGACTGGCTCGAAGGCAATTTGCCGCAGATGGTGGAGGAGGGCCGGCGGGTGCTGATCTTCTCCGGTTTCGCCACGCTGCTCGGGCACCTCGAAGACCTGCTGCACGACCAGGGGATTCCGTACTCCAAGATTACCGGCCAGACGAAGGACCGCCAGAAACAGATCGACGCTTTCCAGGCTGGCGAGACGCACGTCTTTCTGATCACGCTCAAGGCCGGCGGCGTGGGGCTGAACCTCACCGCCGCCGACACCGTGATCCACTACGACCCCTGGTGGAACCCCGCCGCCGAGGATCAGGCGACCGACCGCGCCTACCGCATCGGGCAGGACAAGCCGGTGTTCGTCTATAAACTCATCGCGGCGGGCAGCGTCGAGGAACGCATTCTCGACCTTCAGCAGCGCAAGGCCTCGCTCGCGCGCGGCGTGCTCGACGGCGGCCTCACCGACGCCACGCAGCTCAGCGTCCGGGACCTCGACCGGCTGTTCGCGCCGCTGGAAGTCGGGGAAGAGGAGGGCGTCGGCGCGGACGACTGA
- a CDS encoding carbohydrate ABC transporter permease, translating into MNSKNPTVRALSWAAFWLIVLIVLFYVLFPFYWAIKTSVTGSGQLSREALLWWPNRATFQNFTEVFTNAGFLRNLLNSVVVASGTVIISLLLSALAAYALGKFRFRGKSVLMYIILAVSVFPQIAVLSGLYTMIRGFGLYNSWWGLILSYMIFTLPFTVWTLTSFVREIPTELEEAAYVDGASPLQTLFQVLLPVMTPALVTTGLLAFINAWNEYLFALTFTSDNTASTVPVAIANFSGATQYETPFGLTMAASVIVTVPLLILVLVFQRNIVSGLTAGAVKG; encoded by the coding sequence ATGAACTCGAAAAATCCGACGGTGCGCGCCCTCTCTTGGGCCGCCTTCTGGCTGATCGTCCTGATCGTGCTGTTCTACGTTCTCTTTCCGTTTTACTGGGCGATCAAGACCAGTGTGACCGGCTCGGGGCAGCTTTCGCGCGAGGCACTGTTGTGGTGGCCCAACCGGGCCACCTTCCAGAACTTCACGGAAGTGTTTACGAACGCAGGCTTCCTGCGCAACCTGCTCAACTCGGTGGTCGTCGCCAGCGGGACGGTGATTATCAGCCTGCTGCTCTCGGCGCTCGCGGCCTATGCCCTCGGCAAGTTCCGCTTCCGGGGCAAGAGCGTGCTGATGTACATCATCCTCGCAGTCAGCGTGTTTCCGCAGATCGCGGTGCTCTCGGGCCTCTACACCATGATCCGGGGCTTCGGCCTCTATAACTCGTGGTGGGGCCTGATCCTGAGCTATATGATCTTCACGCTTCCCTTTACCGTCTGGACGCTGACGTCCTTCGTGCGTGAGATTCCCACCGAACTCGAGGAAGCGGCTTACGTGGACGGCGCTTCTCCGCTTCAGACGCTCTTTCAGGTGCTGCTCCCGGTGATGACGCCGGCGCTCGTGACGACGGGCCTGCTCGCCTTCATCAACGCCTGGAACGAGTACCTCTTCGCGCTCACCTTCACCTCCGACAACACGGCGAGTACCGTGCCGGTGGCGATTGCCAACTTCAGTGGGGCCACCCAGTACGAGACGCCCTTCGGCCTGACGATGGCCGCGTCGGTGATCGTGACGGTTCCGCTCCTGATTCTCGTGCTCGTCTTCCAGCGCAACATCGTCAGCGGGCTCACGGCCGGGGCCGTTAAAGGCTGA
- a CDS encoding carbohydrate ABC transporter permease, translating to MTTPPTTDKPVSAPPPVRGGSLEKTRARIAVLMLIPMLIVLAAVAGYPLLRTIYLSFTEYNFISDPAPRWIGLGNYWLTTEDGVGLGVLQTPEWWQAVWNTVKFSVLSVTLETVLGLAFALVINSNFKGRGLMRTAILVPWAIPTVVSAQMWNWMYNDSFGILSQWGQSLGFLQAGESFLSRPDTALAALVAVDVWKTTPFMALLLLAGLQSIPSDMYEAADVDGASPWVKFWRLTLPLLTPALLVALIFRTLDALRVFDMPYIVKGNAPETITMSIYARQELISNSQFGFGSAISVLIFLIIMVFTAIYVTSLRVKFD from the coding sequence GTGACCACTCCCCCCACCACCGACAAGCCCGTTTCTGCTCCGCCGCCGGTTCGGGGCGGAAGCCTGGAAAAGACCCGTGCCCGCATCGCCGTGCTGATGCTCATCCCGATGCTGATCGTGTTGGCTGCGGTCGCCGGCTACCCACTGCTGCGCACCATCTACCTCTCGTTTACCGAGTACAACTTCATCAGTGACCCGGCCCCGCGCTGGATCGGGCTGGGCAACTACTGGTTGACCACCGAAGACGGGGTGGGCCTGGGCGTGCTCCAGACCCCTGAGTGGTGGCAGGCAGTCTGGAACACCGTCAAGTTCTCGGTGCTGAGCGTGACCCTGGAGACGGTGCTCGGGCTCGCTTTCGCGCTCGTGATCAACTCCAACTTCAAGGGGCGCGGGCTGATGCGCACGGCCATCCTGGTGCCGTGGGCGATTCCCACCGTGGTCTCGGCGCAGATGTGGAACTGGATGTACAACGATTCGTTCGGCATCCTCAGTCAGTGGGGCCAGAGCCTGGGCTTCCTCCAGGCGGGCGAGTCGTTTCTGAGCCGACCTGACACGGCGCTCGCGGCGCTCGTCGCGGTGGACGTGTGGAAGACGACGCCCTTCATGGCGCTGCTGCTGCTCGCGGGACTTCAGAGCATTCCGAGTGACATGTACGAGGCCGCCGACGTGGACGGCGCCTCGCCCTGGGTCAAGTTCTGGCGGCTGACGCTGCCGCTGCTCACGCCAGCGCTGCTCGTCGCGCTGATTTTCCGCACGCTCGACGCGCTGCGTGTCTTCGATATGCCGTACATCGTGAAGGGCAACGCGCCCGAGACGATCACCATGAGCATCTATGCCCGCCAGGAGCTGATTTCCAACTCGCAGTTCGGCTTTGGCAGCGCGATCAGCGTCCTGATCTTCCTGATCATCATGGTGTTCACGGCGATCTATGTCACCAGCCTGCGCGTGAAGTTCGACTGA